CTCTCCGGCATTCGCAGTCAATGGTAAAGTAAAGCTCATGGGCAGTGTGCCAAGCGTAAATGAAGTTTTGAATATTCTTAAGGAAGCCACCAAGTAAAGAGATGTGATAGATGAACGAGAGATTCAGAATACTTCGTACAATTTTTCTTTTATCCTTCATCACTATTGTCCTAGGGCTTCTCATCTATTCAAGGATCATGGCCTACTCGCTTGCTCCCACTTTAAAGCCTGTCGATTTCCAAGGTATGGAATTATGGAGGATACCTCTAGCATACATATGGGACTATCTGAGCCACGGATGGATCTGCCTTCTCTTCGCCTTTGTTGCTGCTGGCTTGGTCTATGAATTTACCCCGAAGGATATTATAACAAGATATATGAGTAGCAACAAAGTTACTGGTTACACGATTGCTGCGGGTATAGCCCCTTTTTTAACCGTCTGCTCATGCACCATGGTCCCCCTTTTTGCTGGCGTACTCTACGCTGGAGCTGGAATTGGACCAGCTATATCTTTCCTTCTTATGGCTCCAGCCGCAAACATCCTAACCATCATACTGACTGGAGAGATAATTTCTTGGGAGATAGCCGTAGTGAGAATAATTGCTTCTCTTGTTGTTGCGATAGTAGCTGGTTTGTTGATATCAAAAACAGCCTGGGGAAAGAAGGTAGAAAATGAACACAAAGTTGATGTGGCACAAAATACTTCCATCGAGATCGTTAAGCCTCCACTAGACGAGAGGCTATGGTCTGCCTTGAAGTTTGGATGGTATCTAGGAAAGAAGATACTACCTTTCTTCTTTTTTGGACTTATAGCTGTAAGTTATGTATCAGCCTTTGTGCCAGAAGAAGTCGTCTCAAGCTATTTGACAGGTGTAGGTGGGGTGCTTTTGGCCTCTGTCATCGGCGGCCCACTCTATACCCCGACTCTTGTAGAGATCGTACTTGGAAAGGGTTTGTTGGACTTAGGAATGTCCCAAGCAGCATTACTATCATGGTTGATGGGGCAAC
This window of the Candidatus Methylarchaceae archaeon HK02M2 genome carries:
- a CDS encoding permease; the protein is MNERFRILRTIFLLSFITIVLGLLIYSRIMAYSLAPTLKPVDFQGMELWRIPLAYIWDYLSHGWICLLFAFVAAGLVYEFTPKDIITRYMSSNKVTGYTIAAGIAPFLTVCSCTMVPLFAGVLYAGAGIGPAISFLLMAPAANILTIILTGEIISWEIAVVRIIASLVVAIVAGLLISKTAWGKKVENEHKVDVAQNTSIEIVKPPLDERLWSALKFGWYLGKKILPFFFFGLIAVSYVSAFVPEEVVSSYLTGVGGVLLASVIGGPLYTPTLVEIVLGKGLLDLGMSQAALLSWLMGQPYDIPNMIATSRIVKWKVVLSYAAIALAFSIMFGLLYGLMIGVL